One window of the Allosaccharopolyspora coralli genome contains the following:
- a CDS encoding GAF and ANTAR domain-containing protein: protein MSEQRRQALEALLATDAEQQPGASRMSLLCGRCVSELGVSGAGATVLTHLSDGDGDGDGQATRRGLVHASNDVSAGLEDLQLTVGEGPCLDTFTTGGPVLVDDLAQAHQRWPAFAEQAHTLGAAAVFSFPLQVGVIRLGSLDCYRDATGPLGQAAITDALILADLATHTIMTELDGHATDDVSWLADPHAEIHQASGMVRIQLGSSTEAALLRMRAHAYTHELALTDVARHIVARELRFSADTDPDPLS from the coding sequence ATGAGTGAGCAGCGGCGCCAGGCGCTCGAGGCGCTGCTGGCCACCGACGCCGAGCAGCAGCCCGGGGCCTCGCGGATGAGTCTGCTCTGCGGGCGGTGTGTCTCCGAGCTGGGCGTTTCCGGGGCCGGGGCCACGGTGTTGACCCACCTCAGCGACGGCGACGGCGACGGGGATGGGCAGGCCACCCGCCGCGGGTTGGTCCACGCGAGCAACGACGTCAGCGCCGGATTGGAAGATCTGCAGCTGACCGTGGGTGAGGGCCCGTGTCTGGACACGTTCACCACCGGGGGACCGGTGCTCGTCGACGACCTGGCCCAGGCGCACCAGCGGTGGCCGGCCTTCGCCGAGCAGGCCCACACGTTGGGGGCTGCGGCGGTGTTCTCCTTCCCACTGCAGGTCGGGGTGATCCGGCTGGGATCGCTGGACTGCTACCGCGACGCCACGGGCCCGTTGGGTCAGGCGGCGATCACTGATGCGTTGATCCTGGCGGATCTGGCCACCCACACGATCATGACCGAACTGGACGGGCACGCCACCGACGACGTGAGCTGGCTGGCCGACCCGCACGCCGAGATCCACCAAGCCTCGGGCATGGTCCGGATCCAACTCGGGTCGAGCACCGAGGCGGCGCTGCTGCGGATGCGCGCCCACGCCTACACCCACGAACTCGCCCTGACCGACGTCGCCCGCCACATCGTGGCCCGCGAACTGCGGTTTTCCGCCGACACCGACCCGGACCCGCTGTCCTGA
- a CDS encoding ArsR/SmtB family transcription factor produces the protein MTMNSTERCLASNPPGANLDPAVALFHSLSDAARVAIVQRLASGEARVADLVAELGLAQSTVSAHVACLRDCGLVVGRPQGRQVFYSLTRPELLDLLASAETLLAATGNAVSLCPNYGTDTTGEPQNEEIVR, from the coding sequence ATGACGATGAATAGCACGGAGAGGTGCCTGGCGTCGAACCCGCCGGGCGCGAACCTGGATCCGGCGGTGGCGTTGTTCCACAGCCTGTCCGATGCCGCGCGGGTGGCGATCGTGCAGCGTCTGGCCTCCGGTGAGGCCCGCGTCGCGGACTTGGTCGCCGAACTGGGACTGGCGCAGTCGACGGTGTCAGCCCACGTGGCGTGCCTGCGTGACTGCGGGCTGGTCGTGGGCCGCCCGCAAGGGCGGCAGGTGTTCTACAGCCTGACCCGCCCGGAGTTGCTGGACCTACTGGCCTCTGCCGAGACGCTGCTGGCCGCGACCGGCAACGCGGTTTCGTTGTGCCCGAACTACGGCACCGACACCACCGGCGAGCCCCAGAACGAGGAGATCGTGCGATGA
- a CDS encoding heavy metal translocating P-type ATPase translates to MSDACGCGSDEPRTGEEAEEHEPERLWQVTELRAAAVAGVLLIAGYATEWAGAAPMLALILKSLALVAGAYTFVPSTLKRLAKGKIGVGTLMTIAAIGAVILGEVGEAAMLAFLYSISEGLEEYSLARTRRGLRALLSLVPDEATVLRDGSEVVVAPSELRVGDRMVVKPGERIATDGVIRTGRTALDTSAITGESVPVEAGPGSEVFAGSINGTGVLEIEVTTTAEDNSLARIVRIVEAEQSRKGASQRLADRIAKPLVPGVMIAGALIAGIGSLLGDPATWIERALVVLVAASPCALAISIPVTVVAAIGAASKIGVLVKGGAALEGLGRVRGVALDKTGTLTRNQPSVVDVATTDGISRERVLGLAAALEARSEHPLARAILAAVDGDIASATDVEAVTGAGLTGQVDGRTARLGRPGWLDSSPLAGDVERMQHSGATAVLVEDDGQVIGAIAVRDELRPEAREVITRLHSGGYHVAMLTGDNQATAAALAAEAGIDSVHAELRPEDKARIVGELGHQRSMAMVGDGVNDAPALATADLGIAMGAMGTDVAIETADVALMGEDLRHLPHTLDHARRARRIMLQNVGLSLAIITVLMPLALFGILGLAAVVLVHEVAEVVVIANGVRAGRAKPLPGGKPAAVRPTTTVGASA, encoded by the coding sequence ATGAGCGATGCTTGCGGCTGCGGCAGCGACGAGCCCCGCACCGGCGAGGAAGCCGAAGAACACGAGCCGGAACGGCTCTGGCAAGTCACCGAACTGCGCGCCGCGGCCGTCGCCGGGGTGCTGCTGATCGCCGGATACGCGACGGAGTGGGCAGGCGCGGCGCCGATGCTGGCGCTGATCCTCAAGTCCTTGGCTCTGGTCGCCGGTGCCTACACGTTCGTGCCCTCCACACTGAAGCGGCTGGCCAAGGGCAAGATCGGTGTCGGCACGCTGATGACGATCGCGGCCATCGGCGCGGTCATCCTGGGTGAGGTCGGCGAGGCCGCGATGCTGGCCTTCCTGTACTCCATCAGCGAGGGCCTGGAGGAATACTCCCTCGCGCGGACCCGCCGGGGCCTGCGCGCGTTGTTGTCGCTGGTGCCCGATGAGGCCACCGTGCTGCGCGACGGCAGCGAGGTCGTGGTGGCCCCGTCCGAGCTCCGCGTCGGAGACCGGATGGTGGTCAAGCCCGGCGAACGCATCGCCACCGACGGCGTCATCCGCACCGGCCGCACCGCGCTGGACACCTCCGCGATCACCGGCGAGTCCGTGCCCGTCGAGGCCGGTCCCGGCAGCGAGGTGTTCGCTGGGTCGATCAACGGCACCGGGGTGCTCGAAATCGAGGTCACCACGACTGCCGAGGACAACTCTCTGGCGCGGATCGTGCGGATCGTGGAGGCCGAGCAGTCCCGCAAGGGCGCCAGCCAGCGCCTGGCCGACCGCATCGCCAAACCCCTGGTGCCCGGCGTCATGATCGCCGGCGCCCTCATCGCCGGCATCGGCAGCCTGCTCGGCGACCCGGCGACGTGGATCGAACGCGCCCTGGTGGTGCTCGTGGCCGCCTCGCCCTGCGCGCTGGCGATCTCCATCCCCGTGACGGTGGTCGCTGCCATCGGCGCGGCCAGCAAGATTGGCGTGCTGGTCAAGGGCGGTGCCGCGCTGGAAGGACTGGGACGTGTGCGGGGGGTGGCGCTGGACAAGACCGGCACGCTGACCCGCAACCAGCCGAGCGTGGTCGACGTCGCCACCACCGACGGGATTTCGCGGGAGCGGGTGCTGGGACTGGCCGCGGCGCTGGAAGCCCGCAGCGAACACCCCCTCGCACGAGCGATCCTCGCCGCCGTCGACGGCGACATCGCCTCGGCGACCGACGTCGAGGCCGTCACCGGCGCCGGGCTGACCGGGCAGGTCGACGGACGCACCGCGCGGCTCGGGCGCCCGGGCTGGCTGGACTCCAGCCCGTTGGCTGGCGACGTCGAGCGGATGCAGCACAGCGGGGCCACCGCGGTGCTCGTCGAGGACGACGGACAGGTGATCGGCGCCATCGCCGTGCGCGACGAACTCCGCCCCGAAGCGCGCGAGGTGATCACCCGGCTGCACTCGGGTGGCTATCACGTCGCCATGCTCACCGGCGACAACCAGGCCACCGCCGCCGCACTGGCCGCCGAGGCGGGCATCGACTCGGTGCATGCCGAACTGCGGCCGGAGGACAAGGCCCGCATCGTCGGCGAGCTGGGCCACCAGCGATCGATGGCGATGGTCGGTGACGGTGTCAACGACGCCCCGGCCCTGGCCACCGCCGACCTGGGCATCGCCATGGGCGCGATGGGCACCGACGTGGCCATCGAAACCGCTGATGTCGCGCTCATGGGCGAGGACCTGCGGCACCTGCCGCACACCCTCGACCACGCCCGACGCGCCCGGCGGATCATGCTGCAAAACGTCGGACTGTCCCTGGCGATCATCACGGTGCTGATGCCCCTGGCCCTGTTCGGCATCCTCGGGCTGGCGGCGGTGGTGCTGGTGCACGAGGTGGCCGAGGTCGTGGTCATCGCCAACGGCGTCCGGGCCGGCCGCGCCAAGCCGCTGCCCGGCGGGAAGCCCGCGGCAGTGCGGCCTACTACGACAGTGGGAGCCTCGGCGTGA
- a CDS encoding YlcI/YnfO family protein, whose product MTNNTAMTPEQEYDFYARAENQQPQGPARRRRQQLSDPVPVRLPLDVLDRARRAAEDDDRSLSAWIRRAVEHELRDSA is encoded by the coding sequence ATGACCAACAACACCGCGATGACCCCCGAGCAGGAATACGACTTCTACGCAAGGGCCGAGAACCAGCAGCCGCAGGGCCCCGCCCGGCGGCGCCGCCAGCAGCTGTCGGACCCGGTGCCCGTGCGACTGCCCCTGGATGTGCTCGACCGGGCGCGCCGCGCCGCCGAGGACGACGACCGGTCCCTGTCGGCGTGGATCCGCCGCGCCGTCGAACACGAGCTACGCGACTCAGCCTGA
- a CDS encoding PQQ-dependent sugar dehydrogenase: protein MRRLAALVLVTLFPLAACSSPSPTEADGAPPPQSGLRVEVVAGGLEHGWGLGFLPNGTALVTQRSGALALLTDNTAGAQAAPVEADLGDVYAQGEGGLMGIAVHPDFARNRTFVTCQAHQEDGSPVDVRLVKWRLADDGSSAQRVGEPLLTGIPLNSSGRHSGCRPAVAEDGSLLVSTGDSANPTTPQDRQSLGGKLLRMNIDTGEPPPDNPFADSPNPNERLIYSYGHRNAQGVAVRPGGTVFLSEHGPDIDDEINRVEPGGNYGWDPSRGGTSDDYDESVPMTDLQRFPDAVEAKWSSGEATEAIAGASFLTGDQWGALDGMLAVVALKGSKLMLFRLDDAGEVRELAIPPELDDTHGRLRGAQQGPDGALYVTTSNGSDDKVLRVTPRS from the coding sequence ATGCGTCGCCTCGCCGCCCTGGTGCTGGTCACCCTGTTCCCGCTCGCAGCCTGTTCGAGCCCGTCGCCGACGGAAGCCGACGGCGCTCCGCCGCCACAGTCCGGCCTGCGGGTCGAGGTCGTGGCAGGCGGACTCGAACACGGGTGGGGGCTCGGGTTCCTGCCGAACGGCACGGCTCTCGTCACTCAGCGATCGGGCGCGCTGGCGCTGCTCACCGACAACACCGCCGGGGCGCAGGCTGCTCCGGTCGAGGCCGACCTGGGCGACGTGTACGCCCAGGGCGAGGGCGGCCTGATGGGGATCGCCGTGCACCCGGACTTCGCGCGGAACCGGACGTTCGTCACCTGCCAGGCGCATCAGGAGGACGGCTCACCCGTCGACGTCCGTCTGGTCAAGTGGCGCCTGGCCGACGACGGCAGCAGCGCCCAACGCGTCGGCGAACCGCTGCTCACCGGCATCCCCCTCAACTCCAGCGGGCGGCACTCCGGTTGCCGCCCCGCAGTCGCCGAGGACGGGTCGCTGCTGGTGAGCACCGGAGACTCCGCGAACCCCACGACTCCACAGGACCGGCAGAGCCTCGGCGGCAAGCTGCTGCGCATGAACATCGACACCGGCGAGCCGCCGCCCGACAACCCGTTCGCGGACTCACCGAACCCGAACGAACGGCTGATCTACTCCTACGGCCACCGCAACGCGCAAGGCGTGGCCGTGCGCCCCGGCGGAACGGTGTTCCTTTCCGAGCACGGGCCCGACATCGACGACGAGATCAACCGCGTCGAGCCCGGCGGCAACTACGGCTGGGACCCGTCGCGCGGCGGTACCAGCGACGACTACGACGAGTCGGTGCCGATGACCGACCTGCAGCGGTTCCCGGACGCGGTCGAGGCGAAGTGGTCATCCGGTGAGGCCACCGAGGCGATCGCGGGTGCCTCGTTCCTCACCGGCGATCAGTGGGGTGCGCTCGACGGGATGCTCGCGGTGGTCGCGCTGAAAGGCAGCAAATTGATGCTCTTCCGGCTGGACGATGCCGGCGAGGTGCGGGAACTCGCGATACCGCCGGAACTCGACGACACGCACGGGCGGCTACGCGGGGCTCAGCAGGGCCCGGACGGCGCGCTGTACGTGACCACCTCCAACGGCAGCGACGACAAGGTCCTCCGCGTCACTCCCCGAAGCTGA
- a CDS encoding GAF and ANTAR domain-containing protein, translating to MVHGQEDPAGAPDLVQVLSAAAQQMTGSQEASEAETVAWIVAAAVGTVPGAEYAGVSLLQSDGEIISQAVSHDTVSAIDQAQASYREGPCVTALWDEHTVAVDDMASAAERWPWFGPAAVEAGVGSMLSFQLFARENSLGALNLYASSPHGFSDDSRVLGGLFATHASSALGQAQHTGQLNQALASRDVIGQAKGILMERFGLDAEQAFAMLVQSSQQTNLKLLAVAQWLTGSNPGPNPEHDSPAPGEHTQ from the coding sequence ATGGTGCACGGCCAGGAGGATCCGGCGGGCGCGCCGGATTTGGTGCAAGTGCTGTCGGCGGCGGCCCAGCAGATGACGGGTTCGCAGGAGGCGAGTGAGGCCGAGACGGTGGCGTGGATCGTGGCCGCGGCCGTGGGCACGGTGCCTGGCGCCGAGTACGCGGGGGTCTCGCTGCTGCAATCCGATGGGGAGATCATCTCGCAGGCGGTCAGCCACGACACCGTGTCGGCTATCGACCAGGCGCAGGCGAGCTATCGGGAGGGCCCGTGCGTGACGGCGTTGTGGGACGAGCACACCGTCGCCGTTGACGATATGGCCTCTGCGGCCGAGCGGTGGCCGTGGTTCGGTCCGGCCGCGGTCGAGGCCGGGGTGGGCAGCATGCTCTCGTTCCAGCTGTTCGCGCGGGAGAACTCGTTGGGCGCGTTGAACCTGTATGCCAGCAGCCCGCACGGCTTCAGCGACGATTCCCGGGTGCTGGGTGGGTTGTTCGCGACGCATGCATCCTCCGCGTTGGGGCAGGCCCAGCACACGGGTCAGCTGAATCAAGCCCTGGCCAGCCGGGATGTGATCGGGCAGGCCAAGGGCATACTCATGGAACGATTCGGTCTTGATGCCGAGCAGGCCTTTGCGATGTTGGTGCAGTCCTCGCAGCAGACAAACCTGAAACTGCTCGCCGTGGCACAGTGGTTGACCGGCAGTAATCCCGGACCCAATCCGGAGCATGACAGCCCCGCTCCCGGGGAACACACACAGTAG
- a CDS encoding recombinase family protein: protein MSGTLVGYARCSTDEQDLTAQRQRLAELGVDADRIYLDHGLTGTKRTRPGLDQALAAVRTGDTLVVPKLDRLARSVPDARAIGDDLAERGVALSLGGQVYDPADPMGKMFFNILATFAEFEVDLLRMRTREGMAVAKAKGKLRGKQPKLSPKQQTELRRMHDSGDYTITDLTELFSVSRPTVYRTLQRGQSSQAE, encoded by the coding sequence ATGTCCGGCACCCTGGTTGGCTACGCCCGCTGCTCCACCGACGAGCAAGACCTCACCGCCCAACGCCAGCGCCTGGCCGAACTCGGCGTGGACGCCGACCGGATCTATCTCGACCACGGACTCACCGGCACCAAGAGAACGCGGCCCGGGCTCGATCAGGCCCTGGCCGCCGTCCGAACTGGCGACACCCTCGTGGTGCCCAAGCTCGATCGGCTGGCCCGGTCGGTGCCGGACGCCCGCGCCATCGGCGACGACCTCGCCGAGCGCGGCGTCGCGCTGTCGTTGGGCGGACAGGTCTACGACCCGGCCGACCCCATGGGCAAGATGTTCTTCAACATCCTGGCCACCTTCGCCGAATTCGAAGTCGACCTCCTACGCATGCGCACCCGCGAAGGCATGGCCGTGGCGAAGGCGAAGGGAAAGCTGCGCGGCAAGCAACCCAAGCTCTCGCCGAAGCAGCAGACCGAACTGAGGCGCATGCATGACAGTGGCGACTACACGATCACCGACCTCACCGAGCTGTTCTCCGTCTCCCGGCCGACCGTCTACCGCACACTCCAGCGCGGCCAGTCGTCCCAGGCGGAGTGA
- the lspA gene encoding signal peptidase II, translated as MTRTETPVVRVARRRATLATGAVLLAGGDLGIKTWAAQALTDGHSIDIGLLQLRLAYNPGVAFSLGATLPAWIVFTATALITAALAVYAWRAARTGSLIMRLGLAAVPAGAVANLIDRGVDGAVTDYLHTGWFPTFNLADVFITGGGALLVLASLRTTSPSPDRSESGAS; from the coding sequence GTGACCCGCACCGAAACCCCGGTGGTGAGGGTGGCCCGGCGCCGGGCCACCCTGGCCACCGGGGCCGTGCTGCTGGCTGGCGGGGACCTGGGGATCAAAACGTGGGCCGCCCAAGCGTTGACCGACGGCCACTCGATCGATATCGGACTGCTGCAGCTGCGGCTGGCCTACAACCCCGGCGTGGCCTTCAGCCTCGGCGCGACCCTGCCCGCCTGGATCGTGTTCACCGCCACTGCACTGATCACCGCAGCCCTCGCGGTCTACGCCTGGCGGGCGGCCCGCACCGGGAGCCTGATCATGCGGCTCGGTCTGGCCGCGGTGCCGGCCGGAGCCGTCGCCAACCTCATCGACCGCGGCGTCGACGGCGCGGTCACCGACTACCTGCACACCGGCTGGTTTCCCACCTTCAACCTCGCCGATGTATTCATCACCGGTGGTGGGGCGTTGCTGGTCCTTGCCTCGCTGCGCACCACGTCCCCATCGCCAGACAGGAGTGAATCCGGTGCGTCGTGA
- a CDS encoding DivIVA domain-containing protein, which translates to MNGPYSGERTQSGLRSGGVLSRVSFPAGHTGEATGRRGPDVEWTGVDMGTHSAGHRDLVPLEPGFDKTWLGWRPDQVTEYLDRVEADVQTLVADRDAALAHVDELVQRLDESRNEAARLRAELDKVSREPVDATALDPLLRRKVELAEHSAEHIVGRARMDAEEKQRTADQLLATYRNLLADAQRQRSETETTGRELVHRARSEAEALTAEADEQRRTADIQAQDERHRADEQAEQRRARIEEEFSAWLQHRRIDDDERHARRLADSKHEAGQVLHDAVAEADRVVGHANDQADAVRHTRSQIAERLREVHALLADGDQSWRLTDADPAPDSTHEPDSPQVTASGSLRWPERVPVDLTPPAEREDAPEHS; encoded by the coding sequence GTGAACGGTCCGTACTCGGGCGAGCGCACACAGTCGGGCTTGCGCTCGGGCGGTGTCCTGAGCAGGGTGTCCTTCCCGGCCGGACACACCGGGGAGGCCACCGGGCGCCGCGGCCCGGACGTCGAGTGGACGGGGGTCGACATGGGTACACACTCGGCCGGACATCGGGACCTCGTGCCCCTGGAGCCGGGGTTCGACAAGACGTGGCTGGGCTGGCGCCCGGACCAGGTGACCGAGTACTTGGATCGGGTGGAAGCGGACGTGCAGACGCTCGTCGCCGACCGCGACGCCGCGCTCGCCCACGTCGACGAACTGGTGCAACGGCTCGACGAGTCCCGCAACGAAGCGGCGCGGCTGCGTGCCGAACTGGACAAGGTCAGCCGCGAACCCGTCGACGCCACGGCGCTGGACCCGTTGCTGCGGCGCAAGGTCGAACTCGCCGAGCACTCCGCCGAACACATCGTCGGCCGTGCCCGCATGGATGCCGAGGAGAAACAGCGCACCGCCGACCAACTGCTGGCGACGTACCGGAACCTGCTCGCCGACGCCCAGCGCCAGCGGTCGGAGACCGAGACCACCGGGCGCGAGCTGGTGCACCGCGCCCGGAGTGAGGCCGAAGCTCTCACCGCCGAAGCCGACGAGCAACGCCGCACCGCCGACATCCAGGCTCAGGACGAGCGACACCGGGCGGACGAGCAGGCCGAACAACGGCGAGCACGAATCGAGGAGGAGTTCTCGGCCTGGCTGCAACACCGCCGGATCGACGACGACGAGCGGCACGCCCGGCGCCTCGCCGATAGCAAGCACGAGGCGGGCCAGGTGCTGCACGACGCGGTGGCCGAGGCGGATCGCGTCGTGGGACACGCCAACGACCAGGCCGACGCGGTGCGCCACACGCGGTCGCAGATCGCCGAACGGCTCCGCGAGGTCCACGCCCTGCTCGCCGACGGGGACCAGTCGTGGCGCCTGACGGACGCCGACCCGGCGCCCGACTCCACGCACGAACCGGACTCTCCGCAGGTCACCGCGTCCGGCTCGTTGCGATGGCCCGAGCGGGTCCCGGTCGACCTCACCCCGCCCGCCGAACGGGAGGACGCACCCGAGCACTCGTGA
- a CDS encoding GAF and ANTAR domain-containing protein — protein sequence MSTEEQQHLADTFVSLADTLVDDFDLLDFLGLLAEKASQHLNVAAAGVILSDQRGGWHPTATSHETPELVALFTAQTYAGPCQECVRTGSTVAIPNLADHGQRWPAFAEHATQAGYQAAAAVPMRSHRKIIGSLTLLNTTPDGVDEASLQLGQSLADMATIGLLQQPALHRGDLLAEQLQAVLHHRVVLEQAKGTLAEHGQLPPHTAYVLLRDYARGQGQHLSALARHIATTTNMDALEAILAQPHTPHTSPDA from the coding sequence ATGAGCACCGAAGAACAGCAGCACCTCGCCGACACCTTCGTGTCCCTGGCCGACACGCTCGTCGACGACTTCGACCTGCTGGACTTCCTCGGTCTCCTGGCCGAGAAGGCCAGCCAGCACCTCAACGTCGCCGCGGCCGGAGTGATCCTGTCCGACCAGCGCGGCGGCTGGCACCCCACCGCCACCTCACACGAGACACCCGAGCTCGTGGCGCTGTTCACCGCCCAAACCTATGCCGGGCCGTGCCAGGAATGCGTCCGCACCGGCAGCACGGTCGCCATCCCGAACCTGGCCGACCACGGCCAACGCTGGCCCGCCTTCGCCGAGCACGCCACCCAGGCCGGCTACCAGGCCGCCGCCGCGGTGCCGATGCGGTCCCACCGCAAGATCATCGGCAGCCTGACCCTACTCAACACCACCCCCGACGGGGTGGACGAGGCAAGCCTGCAACTGGGCCAATCCCTAGCTGACATGGCCACCATCGGACTGCTGCAACAACCCGCCCTCCACCGCGGCGACCTGCTGGCCGAACAACTCCAAGCCGTCCTGCACCACCGCGTCGTGCTCGAACAAGCCAAAGGCACCCTGGCCGAACACGGCCAACTCCCCCCACACACCGCCTACGTGCTGCTGCGCGACTACGCCCGCGGCCAGGGCCAACACCTGTCCGCACTCGCCCGCCACATCGCCACCACCACCAACATGGACGCACTCGAGGCGATCCTGGCCCAACCCCACACCCCGCACACCAGCCCCGACGCCTGA
- the lnt gene encoding apolipoprotein N-acyltransferase, whose translation MMGKNELLRANHIQQATKLVQGVRSGRLPRPDLVIFPESSNVWGPSRSDPALDRIADQLGGPIAVGGITREANGAISNRVIRWDPALGATDEYVKQHLVPFSETIPLRELASAVTPFVKQFSRDMTPGTSPGLFDMGTTRVGFAICYEVAYDSVLTEGVRGGAELLAVPTNNAWFGRSEMTYQQLAMARLRAVEHSRSVVVASTSGVSAIIRPDGTVAEQSRQYTADLLIQQMPLRSTTTPATRLGSLPKWITTSLGAAALLATLRRPERRRHNPHHNPDAEN comes from the coding sequence CTGATGGGCAAGAACGAGCTGCTCCGCGCCAACCACATCCAGCAGGCCACCAAGCTGGTCCAAGGGGTGCGCTCCGGGCGGCTCCCCCGACCGGACCTCGTCATCTTTCCCGAATCCTCGAACGTCTGGGGCCCCTCACGCAGCGACCCCGCGCTGGATCGGATCGCCGACCAACTCGGCGGGCCCATAGCGGTCGGCGGTATCACCCGTGAGGCCAACGGCGCCATCAGCAACCGCGTGATCCGCTGGGACCCGGCTCTGGGCGCCACCGACGAGTACGTCAAGCAGCACCTCGTCCCGTTCTCCGAGACCATCCCTCTACGCGAGCTCGCCTCGGCCGTCACCCCATTCGTCAAACAGTTCTCGCGAGACATGACCCCGGGGACGAGCCCGGGCCTCTTCGACATGGGCACGACGCGAGTGGGCTTCGCGATCTGCTACGAGGTCGCCTACGACTCGGTGCTGACCGAAGGCGTGCGCGGCGGTGCCGAACTGCTGGCCGTGCCCACGAACAACGCGTGGTTCGGGCGCAGCGAGATGACCTATCAGCAGCTGGCCATGGCTCGGCTGCGTGCTGTCGAGCACAGTCGCTCGGTCGTTGTCGCCTCCACCAGCGGGGTCAGTGCGATCATCCGTCCCGACGGCACTGTTGCCGAGCAAAGCCGGCAGTACACCGCCGACCTGCTCATCCAACAAATGCCGCTGCGCTCAACCACCACCCCGGCCACAAGGCTCGGCTCCCTACCGAAATGGATCACCACCAGTCTCGGGGCCGCCGCACTCCTCGCCACGCTGCGCCGCCCCGAACGACGTCGACACAACCCCCACCACAACCCCGACGCCGAGAACTGA